A genomic region of Rhizomicrobium sp. contains the following coding sequences:
- a CDS encoding NAD-dependent epimerase/dehydratase family protein, with the protein MTGLTVVLGFGAAGRATTQALLARGSEVCVAQRRRPLDLPPQAKFRPCDILDAGAVRRAVEGASQVVLAVGFPYDTRVWRAVWPKTITNVIDGCAASGARIVFVDNLYMLGPQSEPRREDMALTDVGAKPAILSEVTRIWSAAATAGRVRIASLRCTDFYGPGVGVSHLGASGFGRLAQGKPAFFLAPPDTPHDFAYVPDIARAVLALLDAPDDAFGQVWNMPCAPTRTPRQILKMGADVLGVKPRLYAVPLRLLPLLGIVAPFLREVADVGFTWDRPYVVDSRKFMTRFGFDPTPLEVGAAETARSFRAVLRPAKTGGRGLVAG; encoded by the coding sequence ATGACTGGATTGACCGTTGTTCTCGGATTTGGCGCGGCGGGCCGCGCCACGACACAGGCCCTGTTGGCGCGCGGCAGCGAGGTCTGCGTGGCGCAACGCCGCCGGCCGTTGGATTTGCCGCCGCAAGCGAAATTCCGGCCCTGCGATATCCTCGATGCGGGCGCGGTGCGCCGGGCGGTCGAGGGCGCGAGCCAGGTCGTGCTGGCGGTCGGCTTTCCCTATGACACCCGTGTGTGGCGCGCGGTCTGGCCGAAGACGATCACGAACGTCATCGACGGCTGCGCGGCGTCCGGCGCCCGCATCGTCTTCGTCGACAATCTCTACATGCTGGGGCCGCAGAGCGAGCCCCGGCGCGAGGACATGGCGTTGACGGATGTCGGCGCCAAGCCGGCCATCCTGTCGGAAGTGACGCGCATCTGGAGCGCCGCGGCGACCGCCGGACGGGTCCGCATCGCGTCCTTGCGGTGCACCGATTTCTACGGGCCGGGCGTCGGCGTCTCGCATCTGGGCGCCAGCGGCTTCGGCCGGCTGGCGCAGGGCAAGCCGGCCTTCTTTCTCGCGCCGCCGGACACGCCGCACGATTTCGCCTATGTCCCCGATATCGCCCGCGCGGTGCTGGCGCTGCTCGACGCGCCCGACGATGCCTTCGGGCAGGTCTGGAACATGCCCTGCGCGCCGACGCGCACGCCCCGGCAGATTTTGAAAATGGGCGCCGACGTCCTCGGCGTCAAACCGAGGCTGTATGCGGTGCCGCTCCGGCTCCTGCCGCTGCTCGGCATCGTGGCGCCGTTCCTGCGCGAAGTCGCGGATGTCGGCTTCACCTGGGACCGGCCCTATGTGGTGGATTCCCGCAAATTCATGACGCGGTTTGGGTTCGATCCGACGCCGCTTGAAGTCGGGGCGGCCGAGACGGCGCGGTCGTTTCGCGCGGTGTTGCGGCCGGCGAAGACGGGGGGCCGCGGCCTGGTCGCGGGATAA
- a CDS encoding DUF6481 family protein — protein MRGFKEKSFNDRLQEQAKARAALLERARAKAPQNDPEFEKRQAERLRIAQEREARIAARAAEKAEELRREAERKAAEEAAKLEAVRLEAEARERAKREEADKLVRLLEEQKAARDARYAARKTRQKGKR, from the coding sequence ATGCGTGGTTTCAAGGAAAAGAGCTTCAACGACCGGCTTCAGGAACAGGCGAAGGCGAGGGCGGCTCTCTTGGAACGGGCGCGCGCCAAGGCGCCGCAGAACGATCCGGAGTTCGAGAAGCGTCAGGCCGAGCGCCTGCGCATCGCCCAGGAGCGCGAGGCGCGCATCGCCGCCCGCGCCGCCGAGAAGGCCGAGGAGCTGCGCCGCGAGGCCGAGCGCAAGGCGGCCGAGGAAGCGGCCAAGCTCGAAGCGGTGCGGCTGGAAGCCGAGGCGCGCGAGCGCGCCAAGCGCGAGGAAGCCGACAAGCTGGTGCGCCTGCTCGAGGAGCAGAAGGCGGCGCGCGACGCGCGCTACGCCGCGCGCAAGACGCGGCAAAAGGGCAAGCGCTGA
- a CDS encoding DUF1328 domain-containing protein encodes MLRWAVLFLVIGLVAGILGFGGIAGASFAIAKTLFFVFMLIFLVLLIAGLTVARRATGG; translated from the coding sequence ATGTTGCGGTGGGCGGTTCTCTTTCTCGTCATCGGCCTGGTCGCCGGCATCCTGGGCTTCGGCGGCATCGCCGGCGCGTCCTTCGCGATCGCCAAGACGCTGTTCTTCGTCTTCATGCTGATTTTCCTGGTCCTGCTGATCGCGGGGCTGACGGTGGCGCGCCGCGCGACGGGCGGCTAG
- a CDS encoding ABC transporter ATP-binding protein encodes MPGGSEKDVVIKVRGLVNGFGRQLLHDHIDLDVYRGEVLGVVGGSGTGKSVLLRSIIGLNQIRSGTIEVFGRNTDHLSEAEWREIEMRWGVLFQEGALFSSQTIAENIQVPLREYTDMNQELMNEIASMKLSMVGLTEDAAPKHPSELSGGMKKRAGLARALALDPEIVFLDEPTSGLDPISANMFDELVKDLQKSLNLTVFMVTHDLDSLRATTDRIAVLVDKKIVVGTMDELRKNPHPWIQEYFSGPRGRAAA; translated from the coding sequence ATGCCGGGGGGGAGCGAAAAGGACGTCGTCATCAAGGTCCGCGGCCTCGTCAACGGCTTCGGTCGCCAGCTCCTGCACGACCACATCGATCTCGACGTCTATCGCGGCGAGGTCCTGGGCGTGGTCGGCGGCTCGGGCACCGGCAAGTCGGTCCTGCTGCGCTCGATCATCGGCCTCAACCAGATCCGCTCCGGCACCATCGAGGTGTTCGGCCGCAACACCGACCATCTGAGCGAGGCGGAGTGGCGCGAGATCGAGATGCGCTGGGGCGTGCTCTTCCAGGAAGGCGCCCTCTTCTCCTCCCAGACCATCGCCGAGAACATCCAGGTCCCGTTGCGCGAATACACCGACATGAACCAGGAGCTGATGAACGAGATCGCCTCGATGAAGCTCTCCATGGTCGGCTTGACGGAAGACGCCGCGCCCAAGCATCCGTCCGAACTCTCCGGCGGCATGAAGAAGCGCGCCGGCCTCGCCCGCGCCCTGGCGCTCGATCCGGAGATCGTGTTCCTCGACGAGCCGACCTCCGGCCTCGATCCGATCTCGGCCAACATGTTCGACGAACTGGTCAAGGATCTGCAGAAGAGCCTGAACCTGACCGTGTTCATGGTGACCCACGATCTGGACTCGCTGCGCGCCACGACCGACCGCATCGCGGTCCTGGTGGACAAGAAGATCGTGGTCGGCACCATGGACGAATTGCGCAAGAACCCGCATCCGTGGATCCAGGAATATTTCTCCGGCCCGCGCGGCCGGGCGGCGGCCTAA
- a CDS encoding alpha/beta fold hydrolase has protein sequence MGEVFRLGFELSAPAESPSVADARWSFWAADPANRLRTGAFTASDGAAVPYRLWQSTPAARALVLLLHGASDYSGAFDEIGPRFAAHGMTAFAIDQRGFGATATRGAWRGKNRMIRDAIEAILYLRLRYGAALPVFIVGESMGAALAVHAAARAPDLDLAGIVLAAPGAISGMWRRLFGSLLTRVFRFFAPNSGIVIERISGWEFTPGAAIRLIGDPMVLRRIRPAMLFGLFKLARSAVDEAEHVRIPALTMIGGREDVVREACIAHLHRNLAGAKDWAYFKGGPHLLLHWKHNDRVLGRVFSWMDARLADTAAAYKIGAGATRAASSGSH, from the coding sequence ATGGGGGAGGTCTTCCGCCTCGGCTTCGAACTGTCGGCGCCGGCGGAAAGCCCCAGCGTGGCCGATGCGCGCTGGTCGTTCTGGGCCGCCGATCCGGCTAACCGGCTGCGCACCGGCGCGTTCACCGCGTCGGACGGCGCCGCAGTGCCCTATCGCCTGTGGCAGTCCACCCCCGCCGCCCGCGCCCTCGTCCTTTTGTTGCACGGCGCCAGCGACTATTCCGGCGCCTTCGACGAGATCGGCCCGCGCTTCGCGGCGCATGGCATGACCGCCTTCGCCATCGACCAGCGCGGCTTCGGCGCGACCGCGACGCGCGGCGCCTGGCGCGGCAAGAACCGGATGATCCGCGACGCGATCGAGGCCATCCTCTATCTGCGCCTGCGCTATGGCGCGGCGCTGCCGGTCTTCATCGTCGGCGAAAGCATGGGCGCGGCGCTTGCCGTCCATGCCGCCGCGCGGGCGCCCGACCTGGACCTGGCCGGCATCGTGCTGGCGGCGCCCGGCGCGATCTCGGGGATGTGGCGGCGGCTGTTCGGCTCGCTGCTGACGCGGGTCTTCCGTTTCTTCGCGCCCAATAGCGGCATCGTGATCGAGCGCATCAGCGGCTGGGAGTTCACGCCCGGCGCGGCCATCCGCCTCATCGGCGATCCCATGGTGCTGCGTCGCATCCGCCCCGCGATGCTGTTCGGCCTGTTCAAGCTCGCGCGCAGCGCGGTCGACGAGGCCGAGCATGTCCGCATCCCGGCGCTGACCATGATCGGCGGCCGCGAGGACGTGGTGCGCGAGGCCTGCATCGCGCACCTGCACCGCAACCTGGCGGGCGCGAAGGACTGGGCCTATTTCAAGGGCGGGCCGCACCTCCTGCTGCACTGGAAGCACAACGACCGCGTCCTGGGCCGCGTATTTTCCTGGATGGACGCGCGACTGGCGGATACCGCCGCCGCGTATAAGATCGGGGCCGGCGCGACTCGCGCCGCATCCTCCGGGAGCCATTGA
- a CDS encoding phosphatidylinositol-specific phospholipase C1-like protein, producing the protein MRILIGAAAALLLSAAPALAACDLAAPDAKAAGPDCARAWMDQNLHLNDILTVGTHNSYKAAIPERIMGLVRFGSKKAARELDYAHLPLGQQLDDGARAIEIDVVYDPQGGLYDNPAGAAMTGEDLPPDFKATMAKPGFKVMHVQDIDFHTVCQPFIACLTDLKTWSAAHPDHAPILVTLNAKDDEIAMPGSVTPLKFDTAAFDALDAEILSVFSRDELVTPDQVQGTAPTLRDAVLTKGWPTLGEARGKFLFALDEEGEKIAAYIGGRKSLEGRVMFVNTTEDAPAAAYLTLNETADIPRIAADVRKGFLVRTRADADTEEARANDTSRRDKALASGAQYVSTDYMRPDTRFSPYQARMPDGVIAACNPVRAADKCAGLPVEAEPPPSP; encoded by the coding sequence ATGCGGATATTGATCGGTGCGGCGGCGGCGCTTTTGCTCTCGGCGGCGCCGGCGCTCGCGGCCTGCGATCTCGCGGCGCCGGATGCCAAGGCCGCCGGGCCGGACTGCGCCCGCGCCTGGATGGACCAGAACCTTCATCTGAACGACATCCTGACCGTCGGCACGCACAACAGCTACAAGGCGGCGATCCCCGAGCGGATCATGGGCCTGGTCCGCTTCGGCTCGAAGAAGGCGGCGCGCGAGCTCGACTATGCGCACCTGCCGCTCGGCCAGCAGCTCGACGACGGCGCCCGCGCCATCGAGATCGACGTGGTCTACGATCCGCAGGGCGGGCTCTACGACAATCCAGCCGGCGCGGCGATGACGGGCGAGGACCTTCCGCCCGACTTCAAGGCCACGATGGCGAAACCCGGCTTCAAGGTGATGCATGTCCAGGACATCGATTTCCACACGGTCTGCCAGCCCTTCATCGCCTGCCTGACCGACCTGAAGACCTGGTCGGCGGCGCATCCCGATCACGCGCCGATCCTCGTGACGCTGAATGCCAAGGACGACGAGATCGCGATGCCGGGCTCGGTCACGCCGCTCAAATTCGACACCGCCGCCTTCGACGCGCTGGACGCCGAGATCCTCTCGGTGTTCTCGCGCGACGAGCTGGTGACGCCCGATCAGGTGCAGGGAACGGCGCCGACCCTGCGCGACGCGGTGCTGACCAAGGGCTGGCCGACGCTGGGCGAGGCGCGCGGCAAATTCCTCTTCGCGCTCGACGAGGAGGGCGAGAAGATCGCCGCCTATATCGGCGGGCGCAAATCGCTCGAAGGCCGGGTGATGTTCGTCAACACGACGGAGGACGCGCCGGCCGCCGCCTATCTGACGCTGAACGAGACGGCGGACATTCCGCGCATCGCGGCCGATGTGCGGAAGGGTTTCCTGGTGCGCACCCGCGCCGACGCCGACACCGAAGAGGCCCGCGCCAACGACACCAGCCGTCGCGACAAGGCGCTGGCGTCGGGCGCGCAATATGTCTCGACCGACTATATGCGCCCCGACACGCGCTTTAGCCCCTACCAGGCCCGCATGCCGGACGGCGTGATCGCGGCTTGCAATCCGGTGCGCGCGGCGGACAAATGCGCGGGGCTACCGGTGGAAGCGGAACCGCCACCCTCCCCTTGA
- a CDS encoding ABC-type transport auxiliary lipoprotein family protein, whose product MTKLLLDRRALLVAGAASVALSACSSIIGPPEAPPIYLLRPPLPPAGGGPRVAWQMSVVTPDAPDSLDTTRIALQQPNGTMDYYANANWADRLSLLVQSALLDAFQASNRIAAVGHDTDGLKSDYLLQTDIRDFEAIYETADTAPSVVVVIQARLVGARSRSIVQALNARAEVQTDANTVPAVVAAMNQALGQTMGQIVGWALTAPGPSK is encoded by the coding sequence ATGACCAAGCTCCTTCTCGACCGCCGCGCCCTGCTCGTGGCCGGTGCCGCCTCGGTCGCGCTGTCGGCCTGCAGCAGCATCATCGGCCCGCCCGAGGCGCCGCCGATCTATCTGCTGCGCCCGCCTTTGCCGCCGGCCGGCGGCGGGCCGCGCGTCGCCTGGCAGATGTCGGTCGTGACGCCGGACGCGCCCGACAGCCTGGACACCACCCGCATCGCGTTGCAACAGCCCAATGGCACGATGGACTATTACGCCAACGCCAATTGGGCGGACCGCCTCTCCCTGCTGGTGCAGAGCGCGCTGCTCGATGCCTTCCAGGCGAGCAACCGCATCGCCGCCGTCGGCCACGACACCGACGGGCTGAAATCGGACTACCTGCTGCAGACCGACATCCGCGATTTCGAGGCGATCTACGAAACGGCCGACACGGCGCCGAGCGTGGTGGTCGTCATCCAGGCGCGACTCGTCGGGGCGCGCAGCCGCTCCATCGTCCAGGCGCTGAACGCGCGGGCCGAGGTGCAGACCGACGCCAACACGGTTCCGGCCGTGGTCGCGGCGATGAACCAGGCCCTGGGCCAGACGATGGGCCAGATCGTCGGCTGGGCCCTCACCGCGCCGGGGCCGTCGAAGTAG
- a CDS encoding ATP-binding cassette domain-containing protein, which produces MAAPILTLQDIHVTFGNSAILDGAELSVSPGERLCLVGRNGSGKSTLLKIAAGLMEADDGTRFVQPGSTVRYLPQEPSLAGFSDTHAYVEAGLMPGDDPARAYYLLGRLGLSGAEKPEELSGGEARRAALARTLAPKPDILLLDEPTNHLDLPAIEWLEGELTALKSALVLISHDRRFLENLSRATVWLDRGVTRRLEKSFAFFEPWRDEVLAQEEIERHKLDRKIAMEEDWMRYGVTARRKRNQGRLGKLRALRTGRREQVQVTGSVKMTVAEGEEGGTRVIDAKRISKSFGDKTVVRDVSVRIHRGERVGIVGPNGAGKTTLVNLLTGRLEPDSGNVKIGIAVKMARLDQTRTVLAPNDTLANVLTGGRGDHIEVAGQMRHVTAYMKDFLFSASQARSPVKVLSGGERARLLLAKVLAQPSNLLVLDEPTNDLDLETLDLLEEMIDEYPGTAILVSHDRDFLDRVATSILMAEGDGRFIQYAGGYSDMLAQRGRGVEAKAEAKSAKAAEAKDRPRVAAPAKRKMNFTDKHDLEKLPGRLSALEKRIGEVQAKLATPDFYARDPKAFATLSAELAQAQHDLAAGEERWLELEMLREEIERG; this is translated from the coding sequence ATGGCCGCGCCCATTCTCACCCTGCAAGACATTCACGTGACATTCGGCAACTCCGCCATCCTGGACGGGGCCGAGCTTTCGGTGTCTCCCGGCGAGCGACTCTGCCTGGTAGGCCGCAACGGCTCGGGCAAGTCGACGCTGCTCAAGATCGCCGCCGGGCTGATGGAGGCCGATGACGGCACGCGTTTTGTGCAGCCCGGATCGACCGTCCGCTATCTGCCCCAAGAGCCGAGCCTGGCTGGCTTTTCCGACACCCACGCCTATGTCGAGGCCGGACTTATGCCCGGCGACGACCCGGCCCGCGCCTATTACCTCCTCGGCAGGCTGGGTCTTTCCGGCGCTGAGAAGCCGGAGGAACTTTCGGGCGGCGAGGCCCGCCGCGCCGCGCTGGCCCGTACCCTTGCCCCAAAACCGGACATCCTTCTGCTCGACGAGCCGACCAACCATCTCGATCTGCCGGCGATCGAATGGCTGGAGGGCGAGCTGACGGCGCTCAAATCCGCCCTGGTGCTCATCAGCCACGATCGGCGCTTTCTGGAGAATTTGTCGCGCGCCACCGTCTGGCTCGACCGCGGCGTGACGCGCCGGCTGGAGAAGAGCTTCGCCTTCTTCGAGCCCTGGCGCGACGAGGTCCTGGCGCAGGAAGAGATCGAGCGCCACAAGCTCGACCGCAAGATCGCCATGGAAGAAGACTGGATGCGCTATGGCGTCACCGCAAGGCGCAAGCGCAACCAGGGCCGGCTCGGCAAGCTGCGCGCCCTGCGCACCGGACGGCGCGAGCAGGTCCAGGTCACCGGCAGCGTCAAGATGACGGTGGCGGAGGGCGAGGAAGGCGGCACGCGCGTCATCGACGCCAAGCGCATCTCCAAGAGCTTCGGCGACAAGACCGTGGTGCGCGACGTGTCGGTGCGCATTCATCGCGGCGAGCGCGTCGGCATCGTCGGACCCAACGGCGCCGGCAAGACGACGCTGGTCAACCTGCTGACCGGCAGGCTCGAACCCGACAGCGGCAACGTCAAGATCGGCATCGCGGTGAAGATGGCCCGCCTCGACCAGACCCGCACCGTGCTCGCGCCCAACGACACGCTGGCGAACGTGCTGACCGGCGGACGCGGCGATCACATCGAGGTCGCCGGCCAGATGCGCCACGTCACCGCCTACATGAAGGACTTCCTGTTCTCCGCCTCGCAGGCCCGCTCGCCGGTCAAGGTGCTGTCGGGCGGCGAACGCGCGCGCCTGCTGCTCGCCAAGGTGCTGGCGCAGCCCTCGAACCTGCTGGTGCTGGACGAACCGACCAACGACCTCGATCTGGAGACGCTCGATCTTCTGGAGGAGATGATCGACGAATATCCCGGCACCGCGATCCTGGTCAGCCACGACCGCGACTTCCTCGACCGCGTCGCGACCTCGATCCTGATGGCGGAGGGCGACGGGCGTTTCATCCAATATGCCGGCGGCTACAGCGACATGCTCGCCCAGCGCGGCCGCGGCGTCGAAGCGAAGGCGGAGGCCAAATCGGCGAAAGCCGCCGAGGCGAAGGACCGGCCGCGCGTGGCGGCGCCGGCCAAGCGCAAGATGAATTTCACCGACAAGCACGATCTCGAAAAACTGCCGGGCCGCCTCTCCGCGCTGGAAAAGCGCATCGGCGAAGTGCAGGCGAAACTCGCCACGCCCGATTTCTACGCGCGCGATCCCAAGGCGTTCGCCACGCTCTCCGCCGAACTCGCGCAGGCCCAGCACGATCTCGCCGCCGGCGAGGAGCGCTGGCTCGAACTGGAGATGCTGCGCGAGGAAATCGAACGCGGCTGA
- a CDS encoding LysR substrate-binding domain-containing protein produces the protein MREVNIAGLDLNLVPALEALLRHRSVSRAAADVGLSQPAMSRALARLRDLHRDPLLVRTRAGYVLTPRALAIQPQLALATSHLRNVFRRQALDLKTEARTVRLAATDTQTILFLPGLMQRLATEAPGVDLRVEPIGPDTVNRLESGALDFIFALASTPLAAGAYSEIVFEDQVALVMRQGHPAARRKWSLADYGAYDSVGVAVIGDGRSEIDALLAAEGVTRRIALVTPHFMAALAAVAATDLVTTLSAALARRFALALGLVLRKPPFSDIRLQMTLVCSHVRAADPFLVWFRSLVREVARTSNDN, from the coding sequence ATGCGCGAAGTGAATATCGCCGGCCTGGACCTCAATCTCGTGCCCGCGCTGGAAGCCCTGCTGCGCCATCGCAGCGTGTCGCGGGCAGCGGCCGATGTCGGGCTGAGCCAGCCGGCGATGAGCCGCGCGCTGGCGCGGCTGCGCGACCTCCACCGCGATCCGCTCCTGGTGCGGACGCGCGCCGGCTACGTCCTGACGCCGCGGGCGTTGGCGATCCAGCCGCAACTGGCCTTGGCGACGAGCCATCTGCGCAACGTGTTTCGCCGGCAGGCGCTCGATCTGAAGACGGAGGCGCGCACCGTGCGTCTCGCCGCGACCGACACACAGACGATCCTCTTCCTGCCGGGCTTGATGCAACGGCTGGCGACCGAGGCGCCGGGCGTGGACCTGCGCGTGGAGCCCATCGGACCCGATACGGTGAACCGGCTGGAGAGCGGCGCGCTGGATTTCATTTTCGCTTTGGCATCGACGCCCCTGGCGGCCGGCGCGTACAGCGAAATCGTCTTCGAGGACCAAGTGGCGCTGGTGATGCGGCAGGGCCATCCGGCCGCCCGGCGCAAATGGTCGCTCGCCGATTACGGCGCCTATGACAGCGTCGGCGTGGCGGTGATCGGAGACGGAAGGTCGGAGATCGACGCGCTGCTGGCGGCCGAGGGCGTCACGCGGCGCATCGCCCTGGTGACGCCGCATTTCATGGCCGCCCTGGCGGCGGTCGCCGCGACCGATCTGGTCACCACCCTTTCCGCCGCCCTGGCGCGCCGCTTCGCGCTCGCTTTGGGGCTGGTGCTGCGCAAGCCACCGTTCTCCGACATCCGCCTGCAGATGACGCTGGTGTGTTCTCACGTCCGGGCGGCGGACCCCTTCCTCGTCTGGTTTCGCTCCCTGGTCCGGGAGGTTGCGCGGACGTCCAACGACAATTGA
- a CDS encoding MlaD family protein, which produces METKANYVAVGAFVLACMLALVVTVLWLAGVQYSQEYVYYTTKFTGSVTGLGKGTAVRYNGIEVGRVDSLDFAPNDPSSVIATLQIRPDLSIYNDAKASIASQGLTGGSYVEIIGGKKRAEADKLPQTTSKPYPTIESQPSIWATLQESAPQVVDKVNRIADKLNNILNDKNQKAIADILTNLDTLSATLAEHKGDIEATLRNTSEATHNFAIASRDLHPTLLQANVTLQKLDKLSADADSVVTGDGVAQLSSLIADSRRLVGSLTKLSDELNREPTRVIFGDRRKGYTPK; this is translated from the coding sequence ATGGAAACCAAGGCCAATTACGTCGCCGTCGGCGCCTTCGTGCTGGCCTGCATGCTGGCGCTGGTGGTCACCGTGCTGTGGCTCGCCGGCGTGCAGTACAGCCAGGAATACGTCTACTACACGACGAAGTTCACCGGCTCGGTCACCGGCCTCGGCAAGGGCACGGCGGTGCGCTACAACGGCATCGAGGTCGGCCGCGTCGACAGCCTCGACTTCGCGCCCAACGATCCGTCCAGCGTCATCGCCACCCTCCAGATCCGCCCCGACCTGTCGATCTACAACGATGCCAAGGCCTCGATCGCGAGCCAGGGGCTGACCGGCGGCTCCTATGTCGAGATCATCGGCGGCAAGAAGCGCGCCGAGGCCGACAAGCTGCCCCAGACCACGAGCAAGCCCTATCCCACGATCGAGTCCCAGCCCTCGATCTGGGCGACGCTGCAGGAAAGCGCGCCGCAGGTCGTCGACAAGGTCAACCGGATCGCCGACAAGCTGAACAACATCCTGAACGACAAGAACCAGAAGGCGATCGCCGACATCCTGACCAATCTCGACACGCTGAGCGCGACGCTGGCCGAGCACAAGGGCGACATCGAGGCGACCCTGCGCAACACCAGCGAGGCGACGCACAATTTCGCCATCGCCAGCCGCGACCTGCACCCCACCCTGCTGCAGGCGAATGTCACGCTGCAGAAGCTCGACAAGCTGTCGGCCGATGCCGACTCGGTCGTCACCGGCGACGGCGTGGCGCAGCTATCCTCGCTGATCGCCGATTCGCGGCGGCTGGTGGGCAGCCTCACCAAGCTCAGCGACGAACTCAACCGCGAGCCGACGCGCGTGATCTTCGGCGACAGGCGCAAGGGATACACACCGAAATGA
- a CDS encoding phytanoyl-CoA dioxygenase family protein yields MSEYKGTNARFTGEHLEAWRRDGAVVIGDFFTPEEVAAVQADFEAVFGRPEHAGEELNKKSEGQIGRFHPAQFKDIQPVPIDCSPALNLIGVHPALIAFAKQALQTDEVRCYQCQSWAKFTGDADYDQPFHTDFSNHTLTVPSEDAAKNSITILCYFSDVPDDHGPMHYVARPDAEKVAGPEASLDYNPEHQAALQEGLTRHARSSASTAGTAIPYTIDVYHRGTNLTAPLGHRYALMTCFKKAGDDSIDFTAWPFHHIKPWHKIFDNASVDQLACFGVKRPGDPFWTETTLARAQKRYPNWDLTPWREAMRLPSPQGEGGGSASTGSPAHLSAARTGLQAAITPSGMRAW; encoded by the coding sequence ATGTCTGAGTACAAAGGGACGAATGCCAGGTTCACCGGGGAACATCTGGAAGCCTGGCGCCGCGACGGCGCGGTGGTGATCGGCGATTTCTTCACGCCGGAGGAAGTGGCGGCGGTGCAGGCCGATTTCGAGGCGGTGTTCGGCCGCCCGGAACATGCGGGCGAGGAGCTGAACAAGAAAAGCGAGGGCCAGATCGGCCGCTTCCACCCGGCGCAGTTCAAGGACATCCAGCCGGTGCCGATCGACTGTTCGCCGGCGCTGAACCTGATCGGCGTGCACCCGGCGCTGATCGCCTTCGCCAAACAGGCGCTGCAGACCGACGAGGTGCGCTGCTATCAGTGCCAGTCCTGGGCCAAGTTCACCGGCGACGCCGACTACGACCAGCCCTTCCACACCGATTTCTCCAACCACACGCTGACGGTGCCGTCGGAAGACGCGGCGAAGAATTCCATCACGATCCTGTGCTATTTCAGCGACGTGCCGGACGATCACGGCCCGATGCACTATGTGGCGCGGCCCGACGCGGAGAAGGTTGCGGGGCCGGAAGCCTCGCTCGACTACAATCCGGAACATCAGGCGGCATTGCAGGAGGGTCTGACGCGCCATGCGCGGTCGAGCGCATCGACCGCCGGCACGGCCATTCCCTACACGATCGATGTCTATCACCGCGGCACGAACCTGACGGCGCCGCTGGGCCACCGCTATGCGCTGATGACCTGTTTCAAGAAGGCGGGCGACGATTCGATCGATTTCACCGCCTGGCCGTTCCACCACATCAAGCCGTGGCACAAGATTTTCGACAACGCGTCGGTCGATCAGCTCGCCTGTTTCGGCGTCAAGCGTCCGGGCGATCCGTTCTGGACGGAGACGACGCTGGCGCGGGCGCAGAAGCGCTATCCGAACTGGGATCTGACGCCGTGGCGCGAGGCGATGCGTCTACCCTCCCCTCAAGGGGAGGGTGGCGGTTCCGCTTCCACCGGTAGCCCCGCGCATTTGTCCGCCGCGCGCACCGGATTGCAAGCCGCGATCACGCCGTCCGGCATGCGGGCCTGGTAG